CTGGACAGATCCGTCACCGTCAGTTTGTCCGATAGGGTTGAGGGGAGGTAATCAAGATAAAAGGATTGAAAGAAGATATACCAGTCCCTAAGCAATAAGAATCCTAATGACCTTTTCACGCCAACACAATCGTATTATCGTACGTCGAGTTGATGAATCTGCGCCAACAAAAAGGTCGGCAAAGCTGCACTTTCGGTCCTCCACGCCGCCCTGGATGACTAAGCTAAGCTAAGCTTCTCCAACTTACTTCGACAGTGGCGGAAAACTTCCTAACCACTGCTTGACCTGTTAGTCTCTGACCAGTGAATCACCAACATGTCGAACGTCGAGGAGCTCATGAGAGAttttgaggaggatgaggaggatgttgcGCAAGAGGGTCTACAAGAAGGCCTTCAAGATGGAGGAGCAGAGGCTGAAGAACCCGGCGACGAAGAGATGGAACAAGCGCCAGCCCCCGAAACCACCAACGAATTCGACAGAGCCGTATTTACTGGCGACGAACTCACACGTTTACACAAGGTTCTGCGCGATCACTACTCAATTCGATTCCCAGAGCTGGAAACCCTCGTGGCGAATCCGATCGACTACGCGAAGACGGCTGCGATTATCAAGAATGGTCCGCTCAATGATATCAAGACGCTGGCAGAATCCACGGACAATTTGGTCGGTACTACGCTTTATGCAGTTTTGGATAAACCGTCCGTGATTGCGGTTACTGTTGAAGGAACGACCTCTATTGGCCGTGAAATGACCGAGTCGGAGTTGAAGATTGTGCTTGATACGTGCGAGAAGATCATCAAGTTGGATCGGGAACGAACGGCGCTCACGGAGAGCATTCAGTCTCGCATGAACCAGATTGCGCCTAATCTAGCCGTTTTGATCTCACCGGAAACCGCCGCCCAGTTTCTCAACCAGACGGGTGGGCTACGCGAGCTTGCGAAGATTCCAGCATGTAACTTAGCTGCCCAGGGATCGAAGAGAAATGAGGGGCTGGGTTTTGCTACGAATACTAGTATCCGTTCGCAAGGTTTCTTGTACCACTCGCCTCTTATTCAAGAGATCCCGAACGATCTGAAGCGACAGGCAATCCGTATCGTTTCCGCCAAGATGGTTCTTGCTACCAGAGCAGATGTCTCTGGCTTCAGTCCTGATGGATCGCTGGGCGAGGATTTAAAGCAGCAATGCTTCCAACGGTTGGAGAAGCTTACCGAACCACCACCGAACGCTGGCACAAAGGCCCTTCCCGCGCCCGATGACAAGCCGTCGCGAAAGCGAGGTGGAAGAAGAGCCCGAAAGGCCAAGGAGGCTGTTGCCATGACCGAGATCCGCAAAGCCCAAAACCGCGTTGCCTTTGGTAAAGAGGAAGCAGAAGTCGGATACGGCGCTGGTGAAGGAACCGTCGGCCTGGGAATGCTTGGTCAACAAGATGGCGGACGTATCCGAGCCACCCAGATTGATCAGCGAACCCGGGCTAAGCTCAGCAAATCCAACAAGGGTTGGGGTACTGCGACACCTGCCAGCAGCGGCATCGCTTCATCGCTGCGCGGTTTCGGCCAGGGTGGTCCTGGTGGTACCGCCAGCGTTTTACAAGCAAAGGGACTCCGCGCATCAGGTGTTGGCACTTCATTGGGAGGATCTGGCACAGCAAGTACCATCGCGTTTACACCGGTGCAGGGCCTGGAGCTCGTCGATCCCAAGGTGCAGAGCGAGTTGACACGCAAGCGCAAGGCCGAAGAGGACCGGTGGTTCAAGTCTGGTACCTTTACACAGGTTGGAGGATCGCAGTCACAGAACAAGAATAATGAGAATGACGGGTTCAAGGTTCCTCCATTGCcgtcgaggaagaaggtTGATACGGGTGAGGGTAAGATGgggcctccgccgccgccatcgaAGTAGTTCTTTTTTTGTCATTTTCTTCGGGCATTTTAAGGCGTTTTCAATTAGGCTTGATTTCGGAATTTATTGCATGATACCAGTGTGCGATAGAAATTAATGGGATTTTTCTATCCGTAAACGATCCATGATTCAGCGTCGGAAGTATGTGATTATGGAGAAAATGTCGTGCTCAAAGACTCATGTTCAGGGGCAAGCGTTACCCTTCAAAGTTCTGAAAAGTCTAAGGATATTCCGATATTACTGTTAGATCCATTGACGTTGTATGGGGTACTTTTGTCTCAAATGCGCACGGCAAACCCTAATCAATTACCGCCACCAACCAACACGATGGAATCAATCAGTCTCCAAAGTAGCGGTAAAATAAAgaatagacatagtagacgGACCCATAGATCTTCTCCCTTCCTCGGGCATCGAGAGTCTCCAAACCACCGGGACCGAgattttcattttctccCGATGACAGAATATTGCGTGCTTCGGTGTTAAACATTGCGAAGGAAAGGAGTGTGCAGATAGTGTGCTTAGTGCTTTCTAGGGTATATATAGGGATTATACGGCTTGAAGATTTTTCTCCTTATTATTTTCCCGTTATTCTTTGCAGACTCCTGTTTAACATTAGTGGTTCTTGTCGGCTTTCTGTATATTAAGACATTCGATATCCTGGAAATCCGATATAGCCGCGACGCTCGGTCTCTGTCTGTCATCAGTCAAATAAAGACGAAATGGCTCCTGGAATTGGCAATGTCATCCTTCCAACTGTCAGCATACAACACACAAAACAACCTCTCCCGCAACGACGCCAAACCACCCTCTACCACCACAGCCAGATAACAACCGACTCGGACGCACTCCAGTTCGAAGCCGCTGCATCTCGACAACTCAAACTCCACGATGGTAACTCCAACGATACTCAATCACCAGAGGAGAATCTGTTGATAACCTCTCCTTACAACTCCCCAACCCACCTCCTCGACCTGACAACCCTCGATACCGCAAACCAACTCTTCGCCAAAGCCCTCACCATATTCACCCCCATCCGCCCCGACTACGCCGTAGCCCCGTATCTCGAGTCTTTTAACTGGGCCGCCGTTTTCTCATTCCTCCGCGAACTCTCGCAAGCAGAATGGTACCACTTTCCGCGAACAAGTTTCTATGTCGTCGCGTTTCGGTCGAGATTATTTCCCGATGCGGATGGAGACCGGTTAGGTCTGTTAGATGACTATTCGCATCGGGAGGCGACAGAGAGCGGGGGGCTGTTGAAATACTGGTATGGGCGGAAAGATGGGGAGTATCGAAATTTGGCGACATGCCTTTGGAAGAGTCGAGAGCATGCGCGGAATGGGGGGATGGGACCATGGCATCAGAAGGCGAGGGCGGCGGGGAGTGAGATGTATGAGAAGATTGAGTTCACGACGATGGAGTTGTTTGTTGAGGATGA
This Aspergillus chevalieri M1 DNA, chromosome 3, nearly complete sequence DNA region includes the following protein-coding sequences:
- the PRP31 gene encoding U4/U6-U5 snRNP complex subunit PRP31 (BUSCO:EOG09264B2X;~COG:A;~EggNog:ENOG410PI6D;~InterPro:IPR012976,IPR027105,IPR002687,IPR019175, IPR036070,IPR029012,IPR042239;~PFAM:PF01798,PF09785;~go_component: GO:0046540 - U4/U6 x U5 tri-snRNP complex [Evidence IEA];~go_process: GO:0000244 - spliceosomal tri-snRNP complex assembly [Evidence IEA];~go_process: GO:0000398 - mRNA splicing, via spliceosome [Evidence IEA]) yields the protein MSNVEELMRDFEEDEEDVAQEGLQEGLQDGGAEAEEPGDEEMEQAPAPETTNEFDRAVFTGDELTRLHKVLRDHYSIRFPELETLVANPIDYAKTAAIIKNGPLNDIKTLAESTDNLVGTTLYAVLDKPSVIAVTVEGTTSIGREMTESELKIVLDTCEKIIKLDRERTALTESIQSRMNQIAPNLAVLISPETAAQFLNQTGGLRELAKIPACNLAAQGSKRNEGLGFATNTSIRSQGFLYHSPLIQEIPNDLKRQAIRIVSAKMVLATRADVSGFSPDGSLGEDLKQQCFQRLEKLTEPPPNAGTKALPAPDDKPSRKRGGRRARKAKEAVAMTEIRKAQNRVAFGKEEAEVGYGAGEGTVGLGMLGQQDGGRIRATQIDQRTRAKLSKSNKGWGTATPASSGIASSLRGFGQGGPGGTASVLQAKGLRASGVGTSLGGSGTASTIAFTPVQGLELVDPKVQSELTRKRKAEEDRWFKSGTFTQVGGSQSQNKNNENDGFKVPPLPSRKKVDTGEGKMGPPPPPSK
- a CDS encoding uncharacterized protein (COG:S;~EggNog:ENOG410PQDT), which encodes MAPGIGNVILPTVSIQHTKQPLPQRRQTTLYHHSQITTDSDALQFEAAASRQLKLHDGNSNDTQSPEENLLITSPYNSPTHLLDLTTLDTANQLFAKALTIFTPIRPDYAVAPYLESFNWAAVFSFLRELSQAEWYHFPRTSFYVVAFRSRLFPDADGDRLGLLDDYSHREATESGGLLKYWYGRKDGEYRNLATCLWKSREHARNGGMGPWHQKARAAGSEMYEKIEFTTMELFVEDDVSGWEMRDWS